TGAACATCTTTATAAGTTTTTGGAAAATGTTTTATATTCCTGGTGACTAAATAATCCGCGCTGGCTTCGATGGCTGCTGCCAGGACCTGGTTATCGTCAGGATCCGAACAGACATCTAATGTAAGCTTAGTATCCACAAGCTCGCAAGCAGCCGTGAGTTCAGCCACATGGCGATTTATTTCACTTTCCGTGAAAGGGTAATTCTTCCGGATGCGTGGATAATGGAGAACCTGCCAAACTTCAGACAATATAAATGGTGACAAATACAGTGTTTGCTTTTTA
Above is a genomic segment from candidate division KSB1 bacterium containing:
- a CDS encoding putative toxin-antitoxin system toxin component, PIN family, whose product is MKVVLDSNILISAFLAPQGEDANVLKQSKKQTLYLSPFILSEVWQVLHYPRIRKNYPFTESEINRHVAELTAACELVDTKLTLDVCSDPDDNQVLAAAIEASADYLVTRNIKHFPKTYKDVQIVHPKKILNIIQS